The following are encoded in a window of Physeter macrocephalus isolate SW-GA chromosome 9, ASM283717v5, whole genome shotgun sequence genomic DNA:
- the LOC102981913 gene encoding olfactory receptor 13C7-like, translating into MESANQTASVTELILLGLSAHPRLEKTFFVLMLLMYLVTLLGNGVLILVTILDSRLHKPVYFFLRNLSFLDICDTTSSVPLILDNFLTPRKIIPFSACAVQMFLSFAMGAMECVPLGMMAFDRYMAICNPLRYPMVMSEAVYVPMAASSWAAGSAASTVQTSLAMRLPFCGDNVINHFTCEILAVLKLACADISNNVISMGVTNVIFLGVPVLFIFVSYIFILTTILRMPSAEGKKKAFSTCSAHQTAVLIFYGTILFTYGKPKSKDPLGADK; encoded by the exons ATGGAAAGTGCCAACCAGACAGCCTCTGTGACAGAGCTCATTCTCCTGGGCCTCTCAGCCCACCCGAG GCTGGAGAAAACATTCTTTGTGCTCATGCTGCTCATGTACCTGGTGACCCTGCTGGGCAACGGGGTCCTCATCCTGGTGACCATCCTTGACTCCCGCCTACACAAGCCCGTGTACTTCTTCCTGAGGAACCTCTCCTTCCTGGACATCTGCGACACAACCTCCTCAGTCCCCCTCATTCTTGACAACTTCCTGACCCCCAGGAAAATCATCCCCTTCTCAGCCTGTGCTGTGCAGATGTTCCTCTCCTTTGCCATGGGGGCCATGGAGTGTGTGCCTCTGGGCATGATGGCGTTTGATCGCTATATGGCCATCTGCAACCCCCTGAGGTACCCCATGGTCATGAGCGAGGCTGTCTATGTGCCCATGGCTGCCAGCTCCTGGGCAGCTGGAAGTGCTGCCTCCACGGTTCAAACATCCCTTGCAATGAGGCTGCCCTTCTGTGGGGACAATGTCATCAACCACTTCACCTGTGAGATCCTGGCTGTCCTGAAGTTGGCCTGTGCTGACATCTCCAACAATGTGATCAGTATGGGGGTGACCAATGTGATTTTCCTGGGGGTCCCAGTTCTGTTTATCTTTGTCTCCTACATCTTCATCCTCACCACCATCCTGAGGATGCCCTCAGCTGAGGGGAAGAAAAAGGCCTTCTCCACCTGCTCTGCCCACCAAACAGCTGTGCTTATCTTCTATGGGACCATCCTCTTCACGTATGGGAAGCCCAAATCCAAGGACCCCCTGGGGGCAGACAAATAG